The following proteins are encoded in a genomic region of Magallana gigas chromosome 1, xbMagGiga1.1, whole genome shotgun sequence:
- the LOC117689123 gene encoding uncharacterized protein yields MVQPVVLKKRHSLKGLTLLPVIRKVKDGQLENVKELARISVGKRTEALQLRDIAKAVMEITGEPMDELLELAGKDIRDCDAAKLLLHYCVLAANERGQPKGQVLQDDEAGPSTSGAPAERQNQTEDNTVENEATPVKKRKTIDDMERRLLMLEKLEKEDVSKVGSVNVQVLDERLKELDARRSSSLDSKRQDCLKREITEFLVRMSGRELTSCTPDDIRRFLVWKDQCGKSQVHKIDCRFLGNKGLFDCNCPVRLASGTVSLMINRLVNIFHEMGCERSWNMALGLGNPAASSQVKDYLKIIQEEQARAHLVPKQAKPIFLTKVKAIVGYIGGRLSMISVSVRERYILLRDQAWFKLQFFAGDRAGDLANLVAQEVKWLRDYSGFVFNHTSGKTLRGGKRRSNMFVVKRCDDKVICPVVGLQDFVSGCKDLGVDLSCGYLFRVVTEGARVLDQPVSYSVVYDRLRVYLRKLGADEGETPHSFRAGCAVTLAMSGSVSEVGQIMRHVGWFGEGSAEYYSRLPALLESDFVAGRLATSVKDAGMMEEKYRECMQYDSLDSAFVESE; encoded by the exons atgGTTCAGCCGGTAGTTTTAAAGAAGAGACACAGTCTGAAGGGGCTTACGTTGCTACCTGTAATCAGGAAGGTAAAGGATGGGCAGTTAGAAAATGTTAAGGAGTTGGCGAGAATCAGTGTCGGGAAGCGCACAGAGGCGCTGCAGTTGAGGGATATCGCCAAGGCAGTGATGGAGATAACGGGAGAACCAATGGATGAGTTGTTGGAGTTAGCAG GGAAAGATATTCGAGATTGTGACGCAGCAAAGTTACTGTTGCACTATTGTGTACTAGCAGCGAATGAAAGGGGACAGCCCAAAGGGCAGGTGTTGCAGGATGATGAAGCGGGTCCGAGTACATCTGGTGCACCTGCAGAGAGACAGAATCAGACTGAAGACAATACTGTGGAG aatgagGCCACCCCAGTGAAAAAGAGAAAGACGATTGATGACATGGAAAGGAGACTGCTGATGCTAGAGAAGTTGGAGAAGGAGGATGTTTCGAAG GTAGGGAGTGTCAATGTTCAAGTCTTGGATGAGAGGTTAAAGGAGTTAGATGCAAGGAGGTCTTCTTCACTGGATTCAAAGAGGCAGGATTGTTTGAAAAGGGAAATTACTGAATTTCTTGTGAGGATGTCTGGTCGAGAATTGACAAGTTGTACACCTGATGACATTAGGCGATTTTTGGTATGGAAGGATCAGTGCGGTAAAAGTCAAGTTCATAAGATAGACTGTCGTTTTTTAGGAAACAAAGGATTATTTGACTGTAATTGTCCAGTACGTCTTGCTTCTGGTACTGTCTCattaatgataaatagattagtgaacatttttcatgagaTGGGATGTGAAAGATCGTGGAACATGGCTCTTGGATTAGGGAATCCGGCTGCATCAAGTCAAGTGAaagattatttgaaaattatacaagAGGAGCAAGCGAGAGCCCATTTGGTACCAAAACAGGCTAAACCCATCTTTTTGACCAAGGTTAAGGCTATTGTTGGCTATATAGGGGGGCGATTAAGCATGATTTCTGTGTCAGTTAGGGAGAGGTATATCTTATTGAGAGACCAGGCTTGGTTCAAATTGCAGTTTTTTGCTGGAGATAGGGCAGGAGATCTTGCAAATTTGGTGGCTCAAGAAGTTAAGTGGCTTAGAGATTATTCAGGTTTTGTGTTTAATCACACTTCTGGAAAGACTCTTCGAGGAGGTAAAAGGAGGAGTAATATGTTTGTTGTAAAGAGGTGTGATGATAAGGTTATTTGTCCTGTAGTAGGGTTACAAGATTTTGTTTCAGGATGTAAAGACTTGGGAGTTGATCTGTCTTGTGGCTATCTCTTTCGAGTTGTTACAGAGGGTGCACGGGTTTTAGATCAGCCTGTTTCCTATTCAGTTGTATATGATAGGTTGCGTGTGTATTTGCGGAAACTTGGTGCTGATGAAGGTGAGACTCCACACAGTTTCCGGGCAGGTTGTGCTGTTACGTTGGCTATGTCAGGCTCAGTGAGTGAGGTGGGTCAGATAATGAGACATGTTGGTTGGTTTGGGGAAGGGAGTGCCGAGTATTATAGTAGACTTCCAGCCTTGTTGGAATCAGATTTTGTAGCTGGAAGATTGGCAACAAGTGTGAAAGATGCGGGAATGATGGAAGAGAAGTATCGAGAGTGCATGCAGTATGATAGTCTTGATTCGGCCTTTGTAGAGAGTGAGTGA